The following proteins are encoded in a genomic region of Thunnus maccoyii chromosome 8, fThuMac1.1, whole genome shotgun sequence:
- the LOC121901648 gene encoding rootletin-like codes for MEDHMTSSDMAATGNSSVTMVTGSMGADPDLQVLCNRVKVLEQNSGSTIHSDSYMWNRIRELERSEKSLLLQLYQQASASHLPSMQHSQRLDQRLHMLREEVRTMTQEKEQGERLWRERLQRCQRQLKAKEEEMSRQSQYFENFKAQLQHKLTLARDREQSLQNRIYTLEKQLLDMTVSAATGAATISAVRITAGTLTQSKEQERLLSMRGEGEGEEEKKEERRKQWQPNIGTEREERREGDEGKTEKEGDRDTKQNSNEARLQGFILSLQEDLRVLLEREESGMTERRRLMEQLQEAQENSHFLCCKVEEMKAEAQQLKLSESSLMEEAEELREENHRLQQSLRDATNQTSSQSPTILESTCPCPGTSSLSCSPFVCSVPSNTNATGRYSDESCGKVQLILDDGEDQPHSSAVVSVHHQATAESTQTDIEDPPSPVKLETLSSPEIVSLNLATHLTSKSNLSLQSLSVTTETIDEFKLGTWCSRGVLNLEETPSEESDALREAYRSLGLGEDLEALQEQRDRLQGALQHTQEQLQVMAQDNPELKSQLRKQAEEQETETSPAQGNTILAQDDLVQALNQENRALADRIQELLAQMRLREREMKTEQTQLREYIFRLKEDRARLEEENQEQGCLITELTKKTEDDLNTIMELQQKLAESRECMEGSQVDKELCGFQWQSEHTAAISRRFQQNNQEECVDNLVESVLKGEEEPQLMSSQQPDKLITASDSDFQHNKHNDSLQNSLQSNLQVSSLTGEVDQLMKSVQSLKTEQEELIGKINSLRDEQREAAVSVQTQTEEKQHLTRTVWGLKEEKDRISQSLVGLQQNREHLTRTICGLTDERDQFIRSMKSLKEEKEQLTTCLSGLEREKEKLLEWLSSRKEEGDQTVQSLHRLQKEIDQLNQTVLSLKLERDELTDSLKRLTEQRDQEQLSSILQEDHDKLLKSVSSLKEEKERIEHSISCLKQEEKQTMQLLQGTREERNSLRTGFHSHTQTQESYQKHLLNQNSVEVTKKTETTVSGDYAAHRCQTNNYKGNSIQKQSDLMREIEALEAELKRSQVEMDKSHAETKRLHSELCQSEARREEAERRAAQAADKVMRLTDEANQMKETSMENDRLTTQVKELQSKLAGLVREKTDALTLKAHTEEQYNILTAHLKAKTVALEELNSEYIALKRGQGSRDDLSTVLMSLRTRYNDIRAKYDELLKKRSQTDLDVAPLKAKLSCLVVKCQERNSLLVQMMKVMHKHGCGDSTLTQQVEQLLSDSALQDYTAAFTPGGTVKTQNYSSEFTPGFILKFQDYSSGFTPDQTFASVTPVNQHQKGFTPESGVKYEKSEKHSSIVPTECTTNLQDCSRDIIPAPTVKKNANSPVPTSPVQEHASVQVSPSPVPAEKEGLSSNTTRLSPSASGSEKLGFHHPGTKVPSSPDPTSTSEARSRSSLSPSPSSSTTRVSPRRRLSSPEKIINLHEQLQKTLLSSYQAPVSRGRGEQPRKSLSFSAPADLSSSPQMKTQSLGVNIPPTNHLSITTASSQAKHTPVVMTKPVATNKSTTLFNAVASRSANVSFSPNTFTKHPLKADISTTAGLSSSSSSFIHTVASSKERSTLSSGTNISISSKLKRQSTAIPDAKHTATTVRSAATDSNVLIFLDTNPKTTASDTSAPSISTAPKANIFSMASNMDGAAPAYDGLTFTSSCTQSAHCSPEISSKSLRKSPAAPEKTKTPRPKPEAPADVRSVEVIKTVGQSSLMIGWERPPLDELGCSNGTFVYGYRVFVDSDFHKSVMSSACTKCILENVDLSVPFYISVQTLGSNGLSSNSVHTMYRTSVRTDHD; via the exons AGAGCCTGCAGAACCGGATCTACACTTTAGAAAAGCAGCTGCTGGACATGACTGTGAGTGCCGCCACCGGTGCTGCAACAATCAGTGCTGTCAGAATTACTGCCGGGACTTTAACACAGTCGAAGGAGCAGGAGAGGCTACTTTCCATGAGAGGAGAAGgtgaaggggaggaggagaaaaaggaggaaaggaggaagcaATGGCAGCCAAACATAGGaactgagagagaagaaagacgAGAGGGTGAtgagggaaagacagaaaaagaaggagacagagacacCAAACAGAACTCAAATGAGGCCAGGCTGCAAGGTTTTATCCTGAGCCTGCAGGAGGATCTCAGGGTGctgctggagagagaggagagtgggATGACAGAGCGGAGGAGGTTGATGGAGCAGCTCCAGGAGGCTCAGGAGAACAGCCACTTCCTATGCTGCAAGGTGGAGGAGATGAAGGCAGAGGCGCAGCAGCTGAAGCTGTCTGAAAGCTCCCTCATGGAGGAAGCTGAAGAGCTGAGAGAGGAGAACCACAGACTCCAGCAGAGCCTCAGGGATGCTACTAACCAAACATCCAGTCAGTCACCCACAATCCTTGAGTCAACATGTCCATGTCCCGGGACGAGCTCACTGAGCTGCAGCCCCTTTGTTTGCTCTGTTCCCTCCAACACTAACGCCACTGGACGTTACTCAGATGAGAGCTGTGGAAAG GTCCAGCTAATCTTGGATGATGGAGAAGACCAGCCACATTCATCTGCAGTTGTGTCTGTTCACCACCAGGCTACAGCAGAGAGCACACAGACCGACATAGAAGATCCCCCCTCACCCGTCAAGCTGGAAACTCTGTCTTCACCTGAAATCGTCTCGCTGAACCTTGCTACCCACCTTACCTCCAAATCCAACCTCAGCCTCCAGTCACTTTCTGTGACTACAGAGACAATAGATGAGTTTAAACTGGGTACCTGGTGCTCCAGAGGTGTCCTTAACCTGGAGGAAACCCCCAGTGAGGAATCTGATGCCCTGAGGGAAGCGTACAGGAGCTTGGGATTAGGAGAAGATCTTGAGGCTCTCCAAGAGCAACGTGACCGCCTGCAGGGCGCCCTGCAGCACACACAGGAACAGCTGCAGGTGATGGCTCAAGACAACCCTGAACTGAAATCACAACTCAGGAAACAAGCAGAGGAACAAGAAACAGAGACGTCTCCTGCCCAAGGTAACACCATCCTTGCTCAGGATGATCTTGTACAGGCCCTGAATCAGGAGAACCGGGCTTTGGCGGACCGGATCCAGGAGCTACTGGCTCAAATGAGGCTCAGAGAGCGGGAGATGAAGACAGAGCAAACTCAGCTGAGGGAGTATATTTTTAGGTTAAAGGAGGACCGAGCCcggctggaggaggagaaccAGGAACAAGGGTGTTTGATCACAGAACTCACCAAGAAGACTGAAGATGATCTCAATACTATCATGGAGCTGCAGCAAAAGttagcagagagcagagagtgtATGGAGGGATCACAGGTTGACAAGGAACTGTGTGGATTTCAGTGGCAAAGTGAACATACAGCTGCAATATCCAGACGTTTTCAACAGAACAAccaagaagaatgtgtggataATTTGGTGGAAAGTGTGCTAAAAGGGGAAGAAGAACCACAGCTGATGTCCAGTCAACAACCAGACAAGTTGATCACAGCATCAGACTCTGATTTTCAACATAATAAACACAATGATTCATTGCAAAACAGCCTACAAAGCAATCTGCAAGTTAGTTCATTGACTGGTGAAGTTGACCAGCTGATGAAGTCGGTCCAGAGCCTCAAAACAGAACAAGAGGAGTTGATTGGCAAAATAAATTCTCTCAGAGACGAGCAAAGAGAAGCAGCTGTGTCAgtccaaacacagacagaggagaaacaGCACTTAACTCGGACAGTTTGGGGactgaaggaggagaaagaccGCATCTCTCAATCTCTGGTTGGTCTTCAGCAAAACAGGGAGCATCTAACCAGGACAATCTGTGGGCTGACAGATGAGAGAGACCAGTTTATAAGGTCCATGAAAAGcctaaaagaggaaaaagagcagCTCACTACATGCTTATCTGGtcttgaaagagaaaaagagaaactgtTAGAATGGCTCTCAAGtagaaaagaagaaggagaTCAAACCGTGCAATCACTACATAGGTTACAAAAAGAGATTGACCAGTTAAACCAGACAGTGCTCAGTTTGAAACTAGAGAGAGACGAACTAACAGATTCCCTCAAACGTCTGACAGAGCAGAGAGATCAGGAACAACTATCTTCTATTTTACAAGAAGACCATGACAAGCTGCTAAAGTCAGTTAGTagtttgaaagaagaaaaagaaagaattgaACATTCAATCAGTTGTTtgaaacaggaagaaaagcaGACAATGCAATTACTTCAAGGcacaagagaggaaagaaacagCCTGCGAACTGGTTTccacagccacacacaaacacaggagagTTATCAAAAGCATCTGTTGAATCAAAACAGTGTCGAGGTGACAAAGAAGACGGAGACTACTGTCTCAGGGGATTATGCTGCACACAGATGTCAGACTAATAACTACAAAGGAAACTCCATACAG AAGCAAAGTGATCTGATGAGGGAGATTGAAGCTTTGGAAGCAGAACTAAAAAGGTCACAAGTGGAAATGGACAAGAGCCACGCAGAG aCCAAGAGGCTGCACAGTGAGTTGTGTCAGTCAGAAGCCAGgagggaggaggcagagaggagggcGGCTCAAGCAGCTGACAAGGTGATGAGGCTGACAGATGAAGCCAATCAGATGAAAGAAACCAGTATGGAAAATGACCGCCTCACAACTCAG GTGAAGGAGCTGCAGAGCAAACTGGCAGGTCTGGTCAGGGAGAAGACTGATGCTCTGACactgaaggcacacacagaggagcaatacaacatcctcacAGCTCACCTCAAAGCCAAG ACGGTGGCTCTGGAAGAGCTGAACTCTGAGTACATCGCTCTGAAAAGAGGACAGGGCAGCAGAGATGATCTGAGCACTGTTCTCATGTCCCTCCGGACACGTTACAACGACATCAGAGCTAAA TATGATGAACTCCTGAAAAAGAGGAGCCAAACAGATCTGGATGTAGCTCCGTTAAAG GCCAAACTGTCCTGCCTGGTGGTGAAGTGTCAAGAGAGGAACAGCTTATTAGTGCAGATGATGAAAGTGATGCACAAGCACGGCTGCGGGGACTCCACGCTGACACAGCAGGTCGAGCAGCTGCTCAGTGACTCCGCTCTGCAGGACTACACTGCAGCATTCACACCAGGAGGCACTGTAAAAACCCAGAATTACAGTAGTGAGTTTACACCTGGATTTATTCTAAAATTTCAAGACTACTCCAGTGGATTCACACCTGATCAGACCTTTGCTTCAGTCACACCTGTAAACCAGCACCAAAAGGGATTCACACCTGAATCTGgagtaaaatatgaaaaaagtgaaaaacactCTTCTATAGTCCCCACTGAATGCACAACAAATCTTCAAGACTGCAGTCGTGACATCATACCTGCACCAACAGTAAAGAAAAATGCCAACTCACCTGTGCCAACCTCACCAGTGCAAGAGCATGCCAGTGTCCAGGTGTCACCATCACCTGTTCCAGCAGAGAAAGAAGGCTTGAGTAGCAACACAACACGG CTGTCTCCCTCTGCCAGTGGATCAGAGAAACTTGGATTTCATCATCCAGGCACGAAAGTGCCGTCCTCCCCAGATCCAACCAGTACGTCAGAGGCGAGGAGTAGATCCTCCCTGAgtccttctccttcctcttcaacCACTCGTGTCAGTCCGAGAAGGAGGCTGAGCAGTCCTGAGAAAATCATCAACCTACATGAGCAACTGCAGAAGACTCTGTTGAGCAGCTATCAG GCTCCAgtaagcagaggaagaggagagcagCCCAGGAAAAGTCTGTCATTTTCAGCTCCTGCAGACCTGAGCTCGTCCCCTCAGATGAAGACGCAGAGCCTCGGTGTCAATATTCCACCTACCAACCATCTCTCAATCACCACTGCTTCAAGCCAAGCTAAGCACACTCCAGTAGTGATGACGAAGCCTGTTGCCACCAATAAGTCAACAACACTTTTTAATGCTGTTGCCTCTAGATCCGCTAACGTGTCATTCAGCCCTAACACATTCACAAAGCATCCCTTAAAAGCAGATATATCAACAACTGCTGGTCTTTCTAGCTCCTCCAGCTCTTTTATTCACACTGTTGCATCAAGCAAAGAGAGATCCACCTTAAGCAGTGGCACTAATATATCAATATCCTCAAAACTGAAAAGGCAATCAACTGCTATCCCTGATGCTAAACATACAGCAACCACTGTCAGATCTGCAGCTACTGACTCGAATGTCTTAATATTTCTTGACACAAATCCAAAAACCACTGCCTCAGACACAAGTGCCCCAAGCATATCAACTGCCCCTAAGGCTAATATTTTTAGCATGGCTTCAAACATGGATGGTGCTGCCCCTGCATACGACGGCCTCACATTCACTTCCTCCTGCACTCAATCTGCTCACTGCTCTCCTGAAATATCATCCAAGTCTCTCAGGAAGTCCCCTGCTGCTCCAGAGAAGACCAAAACACCAAGACCAAAACCAG AAGCTCCAGCAGACGTGCGCTCCGTTGAGGTCATCAAAACAGTGGGTCAGAGCAGCCTCATGATTGGCTGGGAGAGGCCGCCGCTCGATGAGCTGGGCTGCAGTAACGGCACGTTTGTGTATGGATACAGG GTGTTTGTGGACAGCGACTTCCACAAGTCTGTCATGAGCTCAGCGTGCACCAAG TGTATTCTGGAGAACGTCGACCTGAGTGTCCCATTCTACATCAGCGTCCAAACGTTGGGCTCTAATGGTTTGAGTTCGAACAGTGTCCACACCATGTACAGGACTTCAGTCAGGACAGACCACGACTGA